One Amblyomma americanum isolate KBUSLIRL-KWMA chromosome 8, ASM5285725v1, whole genome shotgun sequence DNA window includes the following coding sequences:
- the LOC144101236 gene encoding uncharacterized protein LOC144101236, translated as MPNGCCVAGCRSGYKGNDEKVSLFSLPCNRERREKWNYAIGRKENPWVSYESRHLRVCEKHFDPADIIRHDVCVMDGDSVTLRRTKPQLKPDAVPRTTEVFPRSSSRPKARSWTRGKRRRVASDVCGDDLTPSVDYPTIVVKSGAEQNARVTVDKACQTVKTPDNSEVKELKSQLRSTKRQLRRCQKKLAEVTAREKELSCFVDTFQKLTDKEKLILDQCLMKAHAESAKAAQ; from the exons ATGCCTAATGGTTGTTGTGTGGCGGGCTGTCGTTCGGGGTACAAAGGCAACGACGAGAAAGTGTCGCTTTTCAGTCTTCCTTGTAACCGCGAACGGCGAGAAAAATGGAATTATGCCATTGGACGAAAGGAAAATCCCTGGGTTTCTTACGAGTCGCGGCACTTGCGTGTTTGCGAGAAGCATTTTGACCCCGCGGACATCATTCGGCACGATGTGTGCGTAATGGATGGTGACTCTGTGACCCTGCGGCGCACAAAGCCGCAGTTGAAACCCGACGCTGTGCCTAGGACCACAGAAGTATTTCCAAGGTCCTCATCCCGGCCGAAAGCACGTTCTTGGACACGTGGAAAGCGACGGCGTGTCGCCTCGGATGTCTGCGGAGATGACTTGACCCCGAGCGTCGACTACCCTACTATCGTAGTCAAAAGTG gggctGAGCAAAATGCGCGTGTGACCGTCGACAAAGCCTGCCAGACTGTAAAGACGCCGGACAACTCCGAAGTGAAGGAACTGAAATCGCAGCTTCGCTCCACAAAGCGGCAACTCCGCCGGTGCCAGAAGAAGCTCGCCGAAGTCACAGCGCGTGAAAAGGAACTGAGCTGTTTTGTGGACACCTTTCAGAAGCTTACGGACAAAGAGAAGTTAATCCTAGACCAGTGCCTGATGAAGGCACATGCAGAGTCCGCTAAAGCTGCGCAGTAA